GTTTaagaagatagaaaaatgGTTGGCTTTTTTCTAGCATTCATATGATCCTATCTTTGTCacttttgaaattttgcaTCTAGACATAAACATGTAATTTGTGAGATGGTTTTGGGTTTACGTATATAGACAGTTCGGTTTCCACTACTTGTTCTGTGCTAATATATCTCGACTCGTCTTCTCACTACTTcgattacaaatttacaatagGTCTCGTTATTACCCACATATCATTCCATTCCTATGACTAGTTTATCTTTGATAAGTATTGTGATATATCTCATATGTATCTCGTATTATTGCCTATTATATTCCAAAGGATAATTGCCGAATGATAAGGAAATGTATAGTGATTTTGTGGTTTTATTTGGCATATCTTTAATATTACGTTATTTTACAAGTAGATTGGTGAGGTGAGGTGAGGATTCAGAGTTCAAGTTTGACTCTTCTCTAtccaaagaaagaaaatgaaagtgaTGATTCAAACTTTATTCTTCTCTTtgcatttaataaaataattggaggATTGAGAAATATTTGCATTTTACACGCAATAATTAGATTTTGCGCCTTCTTTAAGTATGTAGTCTTAAATACATTCCGAGTCATACATAAGTCAtgtttttagaattttttgtCCACAGTAGtgattcaattaataatttaatatatgtatgaCACTTGACTCATGTGTATTTGGGAAACTtcttatggagtatttttcaaTCTTATGGTTAGTGCCTTTGTGGTgtcttataattttttattttattttatttttttgggtaaTTAGACCAAGCTTGCTCTCTGAGCATAAAAAGTGCTCATGGTCACACAATTTATACAACCGACTCCACAAAGGCACAAACCATGAGTTGTACGGATTAACTTATAAGCTAAGTGTAGCAATGTGCCCAAATTTTGTGTAGTACAGTACTAGAAAGTGAACAAAGTGCAATAACccaaatttaaagtttaactATCTAGCATACCAATCCATATTTCAGCTCCATAAATCGTGATATTTGTAGAtagatttataaaaattgagaatgataaaaaaaaatacgaatcctaattaaattcatacaaaaacaataaattatatgaagttcattaaaatttaaaattatattattaaaataaaaaacttataggccatgtttggttggcgggaaagtaaagttggcaaggaaaatgattcctgAGAAAATGAATCCTgagaatatgattcctagtaacttaccatgtttggtaggggtgataactcatctagggatggaaatccatgaacaaaaatgacatttttgttcatggatttccatccctagatgagttatcacccctaccaaacatgaCATTACTTTCTtgtgtttgaaaaatatcaagattttaaatttatatataattattaattacaaataataataagtatattattatatttattattacgatggatagtttaaatatggattatccatcataatatataataatatatttataattttagttgcATGGAGTATTACAgtactcatttattataacaaaaaatataataattattatattataattataatatttatgaatattataattgaataaattttataaattaaaattgcactatgactttattgattaattattaatttaataaattattattattattatgaattattataaaataagttataattatgatgattttaattatagtttttttattatagtgaaattaagtatgatttataattttaaattactttaaaaacattgtaattattataattataattattattactattactattactattactattattatgttattgttattattattatcattattattaataaaactatattatattgcttaaataggtaagaatcctaaaactgggaaaaagaatacctaagaaaaattaggattcagaatcttggaaagttgtactaacttttCTTGTTCTCGACTTCTGATTACTTTctcagtttgattaaaaactgaaacaaacacataaatttaaaatttaaggaatcatATTACTTTCTCGTACAGAATCCtggcaaccaaacatggccatAGTACATTGACATATACAGTAAAgttaaagtaaagagaaagggaaagtgaaaaagaattaaaggaaaatgacATCCGTACatattaaaggaaaaggaagTAAAACAACGACTAAACCTGCTTAGTGCTCAGTCCCTGGTTAAGATCAGATGAGttaacttgaaattaattactattgtTTAAGTTTGGTTTAGGATAAACATTACGAGGAAagattaatgtatttttttatggttcGACAGGATTTGATATTTGACTTCTGTCCAActtgataatttaaaatatactaatgcaATGAAAATGGGACATGAGATTAATAAAGATTTTaaataagtagtagtagtaaaattttatgtatagtCAAAAGTTTAATTCAAACAAATTCGAGCGACTCCTTCAATAAATATAACCAATCATTAGGGTGTTTATAGTTTCTTTTGTAAGCGTGATCTTAGTGCTGgcgtaattttattttatatgtttttaattaatatcaagCAGCATTGCCCGATGTCCCGAGTTATAGACTATAGTAGGAATAGTATTTTAGTTGGGGTTGTAATTgtgtgaaaatgaaattcaagaaatgtCATTGTTTACGATAACGAAAGGGCGCAAATTAGGTGTCCTAAAAGAATAAGGATAAAAATTATGGTTCAGTTACTATATGACTATACGAGTTTGGTCGACAAGATAAGTTCGGATCCTAAacattactcccttcgtctcatTATGAGtaacacatttcttttgaatACAGATTTTTAGGTATTAGTGTTTAGTggttaaatgaagagaaaataaaatatgagtgaaaaaaatatagaaagaaaaagtggaaGAGATGATAGAGTATGAGATAtaaagtgttatttttttgccataaaagaaaatgtctcACTTATAGTAGGATGGCctaaaaaagaatacgactcaaggAGTATAAGTTAGTCTACTCTTTCCGGAAAAAAAACAATGTCTTTCCATTTGACAGATAAAGCGATTTTGACTCAATTATTTTAGCGTGGCCAATATTGGAGGGAGAACGCCGTCTAATTTCATGCGGGAATTAGCTTCGCCTCCAAAATACGTTGTCGACGTGTGATTTCATGGTCAGGTGTCAgactattatatttatgagaattgaaaaatagtactcctactgtgaataatagtagtacatgtgtttttttaaaactaaacgTGATGATATGAGATAATCTAAAAGATAATATGCTCTGTGAGGTGAGTATTACATTCAAAGGTATTGCTCGATGCATTCACGCTAACCAACTCTTTTGTAGTTATCTTTGCACCTAATTTCTACCTATGTCGCCTAAATTcaatatgtgtgtgtgtttgggAATTggggtttgagtttgagtaataaattttatactcctacttcTTTGGTTACAAAATAATGTcccttttattaatttaggaCGTTTGCGATTTAAAgactcatttattttttctagaTCTTGTATATAGAATAGATTACTCTCTACTATATTATTGCACTCATGTAGTCATGTTACTGTAAAACTGAAACTTACTTATtataaactcaaaaaaaatttaaataatatcgAGTTAAAACGAATCTTTAAATCTTTGGCGAGCGATAAAAATCACTTACGGCAAATCCTAATTCATCTCCTAatacatacacacatacaTGAGTGATATACCCCATCATCATTTATtatgtatgtgtgtatgtatTAAGAGATGGATTAGAGTTCGCCGTAGGTGATCCTCTTTATTTGGCGaatgaatatttatagttGGTGAATTAACCATTTAAATTGTTGGCGGATTGAGCATTTATAGCCCTCACAATCTACAATggaacaaaaatgaaaattctgGTTTCCATTTATTCTAATCATATTTGGGCCAACTTTAATGTTCAAAACCGCGAAGGTGAAGTGTTAAAGCCCATTAGTTTATTGAAGGAAAAATCGAATAAAAGATGAAGTTTTGATTTTCGctcaaacaaacaaattgtCAAATACTCGTAAATAAAAGAAGATGGTAAAATTCTacttaattttcaaaaactaaattataaattttgaagtttATTTGGAATCAacttatttgtttaattacaAAACACGTGATAATATGAaagcatattttaaatatgagaaaatattataactaTACTtgttatgaatattaaatctcTTCCTTATGGTGGTGCATGTTCTTGTAGTGGGTGTTGCATTTAAAATCGGTGCTAGATCATCATAGGAGTATATTTCACCGAAAAGAGTAAACAGATAGGATAATTgcgaaaattgtgaaatttgcAATTTGTGATTCTATCTTTAAAAAGTGTGGGGGACGAACCAAAATTCTAACTactttcctaatttatttGGCAATTTGTCCaaacatatatgaatattggtcaattttaaaaaatgacatttatctctttttcttttaatggGCTTAACTAACAGTAAACGGACATGGGCTGCATATTAATAGCCCATTAGTAACATATCCAATCTCTCTGTTTTGATTTATAGACTACCTAAACACAATTTTAAACAACTATCTTCATCCTTTAGAGCATGAATAACGCTACTGGGCCGGGCCGCAACTCGCGAGTCCCGGCCCGTGTTTAGCGTTGGACGACGATGCGGCTCGGCCCAGGCCGGTCCCGAGGACGCAGTTGCGTCCCGGGGCCTCTCCCTCCGTCACGTCCAGGCCGGCGATATGCGTGCCCGGGCCGCATCGGTTGCGGCCCGTCCCGGCGTTATTTGCGTTCGGGCCGGGCCGCAAGTCCCctccgatttttttttttttttaaaattcgaaaattaatatataaatatcactCTTCCATCCATTTTCAAATCACTTCAACTTCATTCCCTCTCACTCACcataaaattcgaaaaatgaATCCTCGGCGTGAAGGCCAACGAGCAATCGAAGCTCAAATGGCTCGAATGTTAGAGACGGCGATGCCCGCAATCCAAGAAGAAATCAACAACGAGGTGGAACGCTATCAAGCTGCTATCCAAGCGTGGAACGAGCAACACGACCGGGTACCTCGTACTCGGATGTATATCCACCGAGACCGTGAACAAGCTGGTTTGCGGCTTTTCATGGATTATTTCTCTGCAGATCCTCGATGGAGTGATCAGATGTTCCGTCGCCGGTTCCGGATGCGGAGGAATGTGTTCTTGCGCATTGTCAACGCAGTTGTGGCTCGTGACGCGTACTTTATGCAAACCTTCGATGCTGTCGGGCGGCAAAGTATATCGACTTTACAGAAATGCACATCCGCCCTCCGCCAACTCGCTTACGGAACAGCTGCAGATATGTTTGATGAGTACCTCCATGTGAGCGAGCATACTGGACGCGCTTGCCTAGCCAAATTCTGTCGGGCAGTGATCGAAGCATTCAAGGACACATACTTGAGAAAGCCAACGTCCGACGATGTTCGCAGATTGGTGCGAATGCACGAGGAGAGGCACGGCTTCCCGGGGATGCTGGGCAGCATCGACTATATGCACTGGCCgtggaagaattgtccgaTGGCTTGGAGAGGAGCATTCACTAGCGGGCACAAGGGCTCGCATCCAACGATTGTGTTGGAGGCCGTTGCCGACCAACGgttgtggatctggcatgcctaCTTTGGAGTCGctgggtcgaacaacgacctcaataTGTTGAACGGGTCTCCATTGTTCAACGACTTGTGTGCCGGGCGAGCGCCTACCGTAGAGTTCACGGCCAACCACCGTCGGTACACTATGGGGTACTATCTGGCAGACGGGATCTACCCTAGATGGCCCGTGTTCGTGAAGACCATCACATGTCCGACTACGGATAGGAGGAAGTTGTTTGCCAAAAAGCAAGAGGCGGCTCGGAAAGATGTGGAGTGCGCATTAGGAGTTCTCCAATCACGTTGGGCTATAGTGAAGGGACCGGCCCGTGGTTGGCACCGTCCGCTAatcgccgacatcatgtatgcatgtatcataatgcataacatgatcgtTGAGGACGAGGGAGACAACGCCACTGACTGGAGCGACGATCCGCTCGTCAGCGCCAGCAGTAGCTACACTGTCACCGATCCGATCGTGCAAGGTGTTCCTCCCGACGTGCGCAATGTCNNNNNNNNNNNNNNNNNNNNNNNNNNNNNNNNNNNNNNNNNNNNNNNNNNNNNNNNNNNNNNNNNNNNNNNNNNNNNNNNNNNNNNNNNNNNNNNNNNNNTTTCCAATCCAAATCGCCCAATCACAACAATCCAACgataaaattaatcacaaaattcaaaatctcacCCAACAAGATAAGGATCATAGGTGCCTTCAACCGAGAAATCGACGACGCCTGAAGgcggctgctgctgctgctgctgcaacAACCTACCGTGCCTGACTCGGTCGCGGTGCCTGAGTTGACTCACCCCAACTCCCTCGTGACTCGCCCTCTCCAAGCTCAGCACCATTCCCTTCCCCTCCCCATCCACCGACGCCGCGAAAAGTAGCACCGACGCCGCCGCCACGATTGCCTGAGCCACCAGAATTGTCGCCGGCGGCATTCTGCTATCCACACACCACCCCCTTTTCCCCtgcttttttctctctcaatttttcacCTTTCCTTATGCTGTAAGCAACAATACGGAGATTATCGATATTTATACACGAATTTGTATAAATACGTGAGAGTATAATCAGTGATTATGCATTGTGCATAAATCTCTGTGGGCGCATGAATTTTGAGAGAaagaatgagagagaaaaggagagagagagagagggaagaacAGATAACTGCAGCTTTATAATTACGTAAGATGTGGATTGTTCGCTGCGGTTGATTGTACGTTGAATGGAAGAGGTTGTACGCTTACTTACTTTATGGTTATTTCTTTGTAATTTAGTATAATCATAGTAAATCAATTGTTTAAGCAATCTACACactgattttcaaaattgataagcaaaaatagaatttaaagATTGTGAATTTTCAATTGTAGGCTAATGAAATACTTTGCCAATGGCTAGTAGAGGAAAACATTTGTTAATTAAGTTGTGTTTTAGAATTAAATGATACTTTCTTCGTTCATAATTAGTActaattgtgtttttttagtttgtttagTTAACAAAAAATTGTCAATAAATACTTAATTTGATAGATCGAGTTAAAATTACATAGtatcaatatttaatcaacaaaaattaatctatttttaatttgggccattttcttaatttggtagttttagaaaatagagtgattttgatagAGTTTAAATGATAGTATTAGTACTTAATATAAAGAAAACCATGTGT
The genomic region above belongs to Salvia hispanica cultivar TCC Black 2014 chromosome 3, UniMelb_Shisp_WGS_1.0, whole genome shotgun sequence and contains:
- the LOC125209182 gene encoding uncharacterized protein LOC125209182, with amino-acid sequence MNPRREGQRAIEAQMARMLETAMPAIQEEINNEVERYQAAIQAWNEQHDRVPRTRMYIHRDREQAGLRLFMDYFSADPRWSDQMFRRRFRMRRNVFLRIVNAVVARDAYFMQTFDAVGRQSISTLQKCTSALRQLAYGTAADMFDEYLHVSEHTGRACLAKFCRAVIEAFKDTYLRKPTSDDVRRLVRMHEERHGFPGMLGSIDYMHWPWKNCPMAWRGAFTSGHKGSHPTIVLEAVADQRLWIWHAYFGVAGSNNDLNMLNGSPLFNDLCAGRAPTVEFTANHRRYTMGYYLADGIYPRWPVFVKTITCPTTDRRKLFAKKQEAARKDVEDRPVVGTVR